In a genomic window of Bacteroidia bacterium:
- a CDS encoding T6SS effector amidase Tae4 family protein, translating into MDSNKINLQSEFFQIGDYDGDGASDFMFIGYEWNYTSPKYKTRITHPRVHKNNGSSSYSYRVNGLATTELTSLEFNGDGKTDILCQNGSTLYIYETTYNQSNYTVTATQLYSGNHQWDKKYPGDFNGDGKTDLLVMSDVWEIAYSTGKAFSLSGISFTNYTDNTDYVRTGDYNGDGKCDILHVQNNQNDWKSYLNFHLSEGNTFAAETFVLNYFVHFTNTLGSGDFNGDGRVEEVDRFDSGDPCKMLYFNRDGQDLRLQRISNGLNQSTIFDYSWLSKATNYIKGSTSTYPLTDIQAPIPVVSTLSTDNGLGGLTTVNFSYEGAIIHRQGRGFLGFSKVTSSNVTSGVKSVQEFSINPTYHHPYLANHKTILSSNSSLISETENTYSFVDRGSEIYWFQTTESITKDYLTGAATKSTIDYDDDNYGNVESATSVIYADLDLTQEVESAVTTSSNFAAYGSWIPASPGTVTVTKERKATNEAPFSRTVEYTYNGNGKIIQEVVFPGLTNNVTTDYSYNSWGLVKDITVSSSGLPTKTEQYEYDLFGRFPTKITNALGQVTKSTFDSRWGKPLSVTGIDGLITTNQYDGFGRLIKNTSPNGVVINSTYGWDIVPNENKLYYTAVQHPGKPDVKTWYDLLGREVVSELDGMNQNKIFIEKSYDSRGNLSAESAPYFENEQPLWTTYSYEDDYNRIEDISDGTRTTAYEYSGSGGQATVAITNPAQQTVTRVSDAAGKLISATDGGGTLSYRYNSAGNLREVWLKTSPVHIYLQTEMKYDANYGYQTELWDKNAGTTTYDYNAYGQLISQEDAEGNEFYDLLYDAVGRMTEKSSKTGTTMHGTYTYEYITSGYGLNQLKKSTAPNGYYQEFIYDQYSRPTQVKEVAGAETFTTSYSYDQYDRLITQTYPSGFAIEHIYDNNGYLTTVKELNGSNIFSAPEVNALGQYTQYDLGNGLTTTRTYDQFGLPKKIEEETGDVFSMEYSFDPSSGNLDWRQDNVPNVNVTEYFNYDPLLNRLENIEFEGSSYDINYESNGNINFKFDAGDYSYHSSKRNAVQEINYTQIQGPQSPITTTQNISYTPFDRTASVTQSSDNFQVDYFYGHDQNRKKAVEVYNGITTTTHYSGSYEKMEIDDGTTTTYEVHYISGGDGLAAIYVKENGTGTMYYAYSDYLGSILTVTDDQGNIVAGGKQSFDAWGRYRNPDDWTYDNISARLPWLKRGFTGHEHLPEAISLINMNNRMYDPVVGRMMAVDNFVVDPAYTQAFNRYSYALNNPLKYSDPDGENPIFIAAAIGAAFFGYIGGVAANDHQINPIKWDWNSGNTYLGIGMGIVTGAFAGAAVYAGGPALAGTGFFSNFGTSGTVAAYSIVGAASGGAAGYLTGFGTGMLVSDGNWNYAHKSGMFYGSIGFGIGTVAGGIYGFISGYEPPPQGYGNIDMSLVASADPYAGVAYQEPGFPNPKTILSNYPAVGEYCNQASDECAIRMSIALSRSGVDLSGSNIFRETHIHNGIIHQPSAAALADYLTIKLGSPTIYNHPTGYWSFDDFSHKAGIIYFVPPGRGGTGPQHIDVISGGSIGSKFYPTKVIWFWHFILNGY; encoded by the coding sequence AATTTTTTCAGATTGGCGACTATGATGGGGATGGTGCTTCCGACTTTATGTTTATTGGGTATGAGTGGAACTACACATCTCCTAAGTACAAAACTAGAATTACCCACCCTAGAGTGCATAAAAACAATGGCTCATCCAGTTACTCCTACCGAGTTAATGGGCTTGCCACCACAGAATTAACCTCCTTGGAGTTTAACGGAGATGGCAAAACCGACATCCTTTGTCAAAACGGCAGTACACTTTACATTTATGAAACGACATATAACCAAAGCAACTATACAGTAACAGCAACTCAACTATATTCTGGAAATCATCAGTGGGACAAAAAATATCCCGGGGATTTCAACGGTGATGGCAAAACGGATTTATTGGTAATGAGCGATGTATGGGAAATAGCCTATTCCACAGGGAAGGCGTTCAGCCTAAGTGGCATTTCATTTACGAACTACACTGATAATACAGATTATGTGAGAACTGGAGATTACAATGGTGATGGGAAATGTGATATCTTACATGTTCAAAATAATCAAAATGATTGGAAATCTTATTTGAACTTTCACTTGTCTGAGGGAAATACTTTTGCTGCTGAGACTTTTGTGCTAAATTATTTTGTTCATTTTACAAATACATTAGGTTCAGGCGATTTTAACGGAGATGGACGAGTTGAAGAAGTTGATCGGTTTGATTCTGGTGACCCTTGTAAAATGCTCTACTTCAATAGGGATGGGCAAGATCTAAGATTGCAAAGAATTTCAAATGGTCTTAACCAGTCAACTATTTTCGACTACTCCTGGCTGTCAAAAGCCACTAATTATATCAAGGGATCAACTTCGACCTATCCATTGACGGATATTCAAGCACCCATACCTGTGGTAAGTACACTTTCTACCGACAATGGCCTTGGCGGTCTAACAACTGTTAACTTTTCTTATGAGGGTGCCATTATTCATCGGCAGGGGAGGGGTTTTCTTGGATTTTCAAAGGTCACTTCCAGCAATGTGACATCAGGAGTAAAGTCGGTTCAGGAATTTTCAATCAATCCAACTTACCACCACCCTTATCTTGCCAACCATAAAACCATATTATCTTCCAATTCATCATTAATTTCAGAAACAGAGAATACCTATTCGTTTGTTGATCGCGGGTCCGAGATCTATTGGTTCCAAACTACTGAATCTATTACAAAGGATTATCTTACCGGGGCTGCAACAAAGAGCACGATAGATTACGATGATGATAATTACGGTAATGTTGAATCAGCTACAAGTGTAATATATGCTGACCTGGATTTAACACAAGAGGTAGAAAGTGCAGTTACTACAAGCTCAAACTTTGCGGCCTATGGAAGTTGGATACCAGCGAGCCCTGGTACAGTTACCGTGACTAAAGAGAGAAAAGCGACCAATGAGGCCCCATTCAGTAGAACCGTTGAATATACTTACAATGGCAATGGCAAAATAATCCAAGAGGTTGTATTTCCTGGCCTTACGAATAATGTGACTACAGATTATTCATACAATTCTTGGGGCTTAGTGAAAGACATCACAGTATCTTCCTCTGGCCTGCCAACGAAAACCGAGCAATATGAATATGATCTTTTTGGCCGGTTTCCAACCAAGATAACCAACGCATTGGGGCAGGTTACGAAAAGCACCTTTGATTCTCGCTGGGGAAAGCCTCTGTCTGTAACAGGGATAGACGGGCTCATCACCACCAATCAATATGACGGGTTTGGCCGGTTGATCAAGAACACCTCGCCTAATGGTGTGGTTATTAACAGCACCTACGGTTGGGATATAGTACCAAATGAAAACAAGTTGTATTATACTGCTGTTCAGCATCCGGGGAAGCCGGATGTAAAAACATGGTATGATTTGCTGGGACGTGAGGTGGTATCAGAACTTGATGGGATGAATCAAAACAAAATTTTTATTGAGAAATCCTATGATTCACGCGGAAATCTTTCTGCTGAATCCGCACCTTACTTTGAAAACGAACAGCCCTTATGGACTACATACAGTTATGAGGACGATTACAATAGAATTGAAGATATTTCTGATGGGACCCGAACCACAGCGTATGAATATAGCGGCTCGGGTGGACAGGCAACGGTAGCCATCACCAACCCGGCTCAGCAGACGGTTACAAGAGTTAGCGATGCGGCCGGAAAATTAATAAGCGCCACTGACGGAGGCGGAACGCTTTCCTATAGATATAACAGTGCAGGTAATCTTCGTGAAGTTTGGTTAAAGACTTCGCCCGTTCATATTTACCTCCAAACTGAAATGAAATATGATGCCAATTATGGGTATCAAACGGAGCTTTGGGATAAAAATGCAGGCACAACGACTTATGATTATAATGCCTATGGGCAGTTAATTTCCCAGGAAGATGCAGAGGGCAATGAGTTTTATGATCTTTTATATGATGCGGTAGGTAGAATGACTGAAAAATCAAGTAAAACCGGCACCACGATGCATGGCACCTACACCTATGAATATATTACCAGCGGGTATGGCCTGAACCAACTCAAGAAATCAACTGCTCCAAATGGCTATTACCAAGAATTTATCTACGACCAATACAGCCGCCCTACCCAGGTAAAAGAAGTTGCAGGCGCTGAAACTTTTACCACCAGCTATTCCTACGACCAATACGACAGGCTTATCACCCAAACCTACCCATCGGGTTTTGCTATTGAGCATATTTACGACAACAATGGTTATCTTACCACTGTGAAAGAGCTAAACGGCAGCAACATCTTTTCTGCACCTGAAGTGAATGCACTGGGGCAATACACCCAATATGACCTGGGCAATGGATTGACCACAACCCGCACTTATGACCAATTCGGCTTGCCTAAGAAAATTGAAGAAGAAACAGGCGATGTTTTTAGCATGGAATATAGTTTTGATCCTAGTAGCGGGAACCTTGACTGGCGGCAAGACAATGTGCCTAACGTGAACGTGACAGAGTATTTTAACTATGATCCCTTGTTGAACCGGCTGGAGAATATTGAGTTTGAAGGCAGCAGTTACGATATAAATTACGAGTCCAACGGAAATATCAACTTTAAATTTGATGCCGGGGATTATAGTTATCATTCCTCAAAACGTAATGCTGTTCAGGAAATTAACTATACTCAAATTCAGGGGCCACAATCACCCATCACCACTACCCAAAACATCTCCTATACCCCTTTTGACCGCACTGCAAGCGTAACCCAGAGTAGTGATAATTTCCAAGTTGATTATTTTTACGGTCATGACCAAAATCGAAAAAAAGCGGTTGAAGTATATAACGGAATAACAACTACCACCCACTACTCCGGCAGCTATGAGAAGATGGAAATAGATGACGGCACAACTACCACATATGAAGTGCATTACATCTCCGGTGGAGATGGCCTTGCCGCTATATACGTGAAGGAAAACGGCACCGGCACCATGTACTATGCTTACTCTGATTACCTCGGCTCCATTCTCACTGTAACCGATGACCAGGGCAATATAGTAGCCGGTGGCAAGCAAAGCTTTGATGCCTGGGGCCGCTATCGCAACCCTGATGATTGGACCTATGACAACATATCTGCACGGCTGCCCTGGCTAAAACGCGGCTTTACCGGCCATGAGCATTTGCCTGAAGCCATTTCCCTTATCAACATGAATAACAGGATGTATGATCCGGTGGTGGGAAGGATGATGGCGGTGGATAATTTTGTTGTAGATCCCGCCTATACCCAAGCATTTAATAGATATAGCTACGCATTAAACAATCCTCTTAAATATTCTGATCCAGATGGAGAAAATCCAATCTTTATTGCTGCGGCAATTGGAGCAGCATTTTTTGGCTACATAGGTGGAGTGGCAGCTAATGACCATCAAATCAATCCAATCAAATGGGATTGGAACTCAGGAAACACCTACCTTGGAATAGGAATGGGAATTGTCACAGGTGCATTTGCTGGAGCAGCGGTCTATGCAGGTGGCCCAGCACTGGCGGGAACTGGCTTTTTCTCTAATTTTGGAACAAGTGGAACTGTAGCAGCCTACAGCATTGTTGGGGCCGCTTCTGGGGGGGCTGCTGGATATTTAACAGGTTTTGGAACAGGTATGTTAGTCAGTGATGGCAATTGGAACTATGCCCATAAAAGCGGAATGTTCTACGGAAGTATTGGGTTTGGAATCGGGACTGTTGCAGGTGGAATATATGGCTTTATTAGTGGATATGAACCGCCCCCACAGGGGTATGGCAACATTGATATGTCCTTAGTGGCTTCCGCTGATCCTTACGCAGGAGTAGCTTATCAAGAGCCTGGCTTTCCCAACCCGAAAACCATTCTGTCCAACTATCCTGCTGTTGGAGAATATTGTAATCAGGCTTCTGACGAATGTGCAATTCGGATGAGTATTGCTCTTTCTAGAAGTGGTGTAGATTTATCAGGTTCTAACATTTTCAGAGAAACACATATTCATAATGGTATCATCCATCAGCCAAGTGCCGCAGCTTTGGCTGATTATCTTACTATTAAATTAGGTTCCCCCACAATCTATAATCATCCTACGGGTTATTGGTCATTTGACGATTTTAGCCATAAGGCTGGTATTATTTATTTTGTTCCTCCGGGTAGAGGGGGTACGGGGCCTCAGCACATTGATGTCATATCTGGAGGTAGTATAGGGAGTAAGTTCTATCCTACTAAAGTCATTTGGTTCTGGCATTTTATATTAAACGGTTATTAA
- a CDS encoding T9SS type A sorting domain-containing protein — translation MTAKTVVIFFATIICTSIAKTQTAHYTYDDAGNCILRDVIHYHQVPNNDGPDTGMADFREGDLSTAETDAESTNAFSSDHVSSRKGKYAFSIYPNPTQGQLRIVFEDAFLDLPRKQASFYDMQGKLMEQRQINDPNIDFNMSGAAGQYILRIQAEGFKAEWQIIKH, via the coding sequence ATGACAGCCAAAACAGTAGTTATATTTTTCGCAACAATTATATGTACCTCAATCGCTAAGACACAAACCGCCCACTACACCTATGATGATGCAGGTAATTGTATCCTGCGAGATGTGATCCATTACCACCAGGTTCCTAATAATGATGGGCCGGACACAGGAATGGCCGATTTTAGGGAGGGTGATTTGAGTACTGCCGAAACCGATGCTGAATCAACCAATGCATTTTCTTCGGATCATGTGTCCAGCCGCAAAGGAAAGTATGCCTTTTCAATTTATCCAAACCCTACCCAGGGGCAACTCAGGATTGTGTTTGAAGATGCCTTTTTGGATTTGCCTCGAAAGCAAGCGAGTTTCTACGATATGCAGGGCAAGCTTATGGAGCAAAGGCAGATAAATGACCCTAATATAGACTTCAATATGTCAGGGGCTGCGGGTCAATACATTCTTCGGATACAGGCAGAAGGCTTTAAAGCAGAATGGCAGATCATTAAGCATTGA
- a CDS encoding gliding motility-associated C-terminal domain-containing protein yields the protein MLFFFCLVSSYSLYAQKEANIWYFGDKAGLDFSTVPPTPIEDSKMLTGEGSVSISDDQGKLLFYSNGEAIWNSQHDTMSNGDNLLGHWSSSQSVAAVKKPLSDALYYIFTSGGMPGYNGIHYSIIDMNLNNGLGEVTNVKNKKLLTPSTEQLAIFNHANNRDYWIFTHKLNSDEIYAWLLTPIGVDTIPVISQTGRLILNSPPHYAGIGIMKISPDGMYLAASYYDFEIVQLFYLDNQTGKVTPKHLFSNLDDPYGIEFSPDGRFLYVAEFNMQRRVLQYDLNTLSIVGSEKELWRTPDYQQCIAAMQIGIDNKIYGAQTKIQDSMVIINQPNKKGLACDLNTSGLFLKSGENRRGLPTFNSAIFFKPTFEYQNTCFRDTTHFSTYAPSADSVRWDFGDPQSGALNYSSLMEADHFYSKPGTYTVTMHFYRRGEIWETVKEVEVVSAEVDLGSDTTLCNDETLGLNGSLPGANYLWQDSATSATYEVSAPGTYWLETEVKGCKSRDSIEVDYIQLSADLGNDTTLCENETLLLNANASGASYLWQDSTNGSVYLVKDPGIYSIEIAKGRCKASDSIQVQYRSLPLVDLGNDTVMCNGHTLMLNASIGNAQYLWQDGSTTASIEVRDSGSYSVMVSDGCVGYDTILVDFQHCDCDFWFPTAFSPNGDGFNDAYKALSDCAITYYSLRIFTRWGEEVFATDQITEAWDGKYNGEDMPQGVYIYLLQQRSYNYPVGEVRKGNVMLTR from the coding sequence TTGCTCTTTTTCTTCTGCCTTGTAAGCAGCTACTCTCTCTATGCCCAAAAAGAAGCCAATATCTGGTACTTTGGTGATAAAGCAGGTTTAGATTTTTCTACGGTACCACCAACACCAATAGAAGACAGTAAGATGCTCACAGGTGAGGGATCGGTATCAATTTCAGATGACCAGGGTAAACTTTTATTTTATTCTAACGGAGAGGCCATCTGGAACAGCCAACATGATACGATGTCTAATGGTGATAATCTTCTTGGGCACTGGTCCTCCTCGCAGTCTGTAGCCGCTGTAAAAAAACCACTATCCGATGCTTTATATTACATTTTTACGTCAGGGGGCATGCCGGGTTACAATGGAATTCATTATTCTATTATTGATATGAACCTAAATAATGGTTTAGGCGAAGTTACCAATGTGAAAAATAAAAAACTACTCACACCCTCAACGGAGCAGTTGGCGATTTTCAATCATGCCAATAACCGCGATTACTGGATATTTACTCATAAATTGAATAGTGATGAAATTTATGCCTGGTTGTTAACTCCCATTGGGGTGGATACAATTCCAGTAATATCTCAAACAGGGCGTTTAATTCTTAATTCACCACCTCACTATGCCGGCATAGGTATAATGAAAATTTCACCAGATGGAATGTATCTTGCTGCCTCATACTATGATTTCGAGATTGTTCAATTGTTTTATTTAGACAATCAAACCGGTAAAGTAACTCCAAAGCATCTTTTTTCAAATCTTGACGACCCTTATGGAATTGAGTTTTCACCGGATGGTAGGTTTTTATATGTAGCTGAATTCAACATGCAGAGGAGAGTACTTCAGTATGATCTCAATACACTTAGTATTGTGGGTTCAGAAAAAGAACTTTGGCGTACGCCTGATTATCAGCAATGTATAGCTGCTATGCAGATAGGAATTGATAATAAAATTTATGGTGCGCAGACTAAAATACAGGACTCAATGGTGATCATAAATCAACCTAATAAGAAGGGACTTGCCTGTGACCTAAATACCTCTGGTTTATTCTTAAAGTCGGGGGAAAACAGGCGTGGCCTCCCCACCTTCAACAGTGCCATCTTTTTCAAACCCACGTTCGAATACCAAAACACCTGCTTCCGCGATACCACCCACTTCTCCACCTACGCCCCCTCTGCCGATTCTGTGCGCTGGGATTTTGGCGATCCGCAATCAGGAGCTTTAAATTATTCATCACTTATGGAGGCGGATCATTTTTATTCCAAACCCGGCACTTACACCGTTACCATGCACTTTTACCGGAGAGGCGAAATATGGGAAACCGTGAAGGAGGTAGAAGTTGTCTCCGCAGAAGTTGACCTGGGAAGCGATACAACCTTGTGCAATGACGAAACCTTGGGATTAAACGGCTCGCTGCCCGGTGCCAATTACCTGTGGCAGGATAGTGCTACCTCGGCCACCTACGAGGTTTCTGCTCCCGGCACCTATTGGCTGGAGACGGAGGTAAAAGGCTGCAAAAGCCGCGACAGCATTGAGGTGGATTATATTCAATTGTCCGCAGATTTAGGAAACGACACCACCCTCTGCGAAAATGAGACGCTGCTTTTAAATGCCAATGCATCCGGTGCTTCCTATTTGTGGCAGGATAGCACTAATGGTTCGGTTTATCTGGTAAAAGATCCTGGAATTTATTCAATTGAAATAGCAAAAGGCCGGTGCAAGGCCAGCGATTCCATTCAGGTTCAATACCGCTCGCTGCCACTGGTTGATCTTGGAAATGACACAGTAATGTGTAACGGCCACACCCTCATGCTGAATGCCTCCATAGGAAATGCGCAATACCTGTGGCAGGATGGCTCCACCACCGCCAGCATCGAGGTACGCGATTCTGGTAGCTATTCCGTGATGGTAAGCGATGGCTGCGTGGGCTACGATACCATTCTGGTGGACTTCCAGCATTGCGACTGCGACTTTTGGTTTCCCACCGCGTTTTCACCCAACGGTGATGGCTTCAACGATGCGTACAAGGCCCTCTCTGATTGTGCCATTACCTACTACAGCCTGCGCATCTTCACCCGCTGGGGCGAGGAGGTATTTGCCACCGACCAGATCACCGAAGCCTGGGACGGGAAGTACAATGGGGAGGATATGCCGCAAGGGGTATACATTTACCTCCTACAGCAGCGCTCCTATAATTACCCGGTCGGTGAGGTGCGGAAGGGGAATGTGATGTTAACAAGATAA
- a CDS encoding Fic family protein: MDRFKAGTYVSQGSYHSFQPTFINREWQFHDPEMQQMLSLADRHLGRLDMFSNYVPNIDLFISMHVLKEATQSSKIEGTQTNIEEALLAREAVPIEKRDDWEEVQNYIAAMHKAIPQLASVPFSSRLIKLAHKTLLQDVRGQHRLPGEFRSSQNWIGGATLQDAVFIPPPHHDVPKLMSDLEKFVHNEKIYVPELIRIGIIHYQFETIHPFLDGNGRIGRLLITLYLVSRNILKQPILYLSDFFERHRQQYYDNLMAVRTNHDMKRWLKFFLTGIIETAKNSITTFEHVLELKNQVELDIQQLGPRAANAQKVLDYLYKRPLIDAQAVSQVTGKSLPTSYTLIEHLEKMGILKEISGSQRGRYYSFERYLDLYR; the protein is encoded by the coding sequence ATGGATCGTTTCAAGGCAGGTACGTACGTTAGCCAGGGCAGTTATCATAGCTTCCAACCCACATTCATCAACCGGGAGTGGCAGTTTCATGATCCTGAAATGCAACAGATGTTGAGCCTGGCAGATCGCCATTTGGGCAGGCTGGATATGTTTTCCAATTACGTTCCTAACATTGATCTCTTCATCAGCATGCACGTTCTCAAGGAGGCTACACAGTCCAGTAAAATTGAAGGGACACAAACCAATATTGAGGAAGCACTTTTGGCCAGGGAAGCGGTTCCTATTGAAAAACGTGACGATTGGGAGGAGGTACAGAATTACATTGCAGCAATGCATAAGGCCATTCCCCAGCTTGCCTCGGTTCCTTTCAGTTCCCGGCTCATAAAGCTCGCCCATAAAACTTTGCTGCAGGACGTAAGAGGGCAGCATCGTTTGCCCGGTGAGTTCCGATCCAGTCAAAACTGGATTGGTGGAGCGACTTTGCAGGATGCTGTCTTTATTCCTCCCCCGCACCATGATGTTCCTAAGCTCATGAGCGACCTCGAGAAATTCGTTCACAATGAGAAGATATATGTACCGGAACTTATCAGGATTGGCATCATTCACTACCAATTTGAAACGATACATCCATTTCTGGATGGCAATGGAAGAATAGGCAGGTTATTGATTACGCTTTACCTGGTGAGCAGGAATATTCTTAAACAACCGATTCTATACCTCTCTGATTTCTTTGAACGCCACCGCCAGCAGTATTACGATAACCTGATGGCGGTGAGGACAAACCATGATATGAAGCGGTGGTTGAAGTTCTTCCTTACGGGCATAATCGAAACCGCTAAGAATTCCATTACCACTTTTGAGCACGTTCTTGAACTCAAGAACCAGGTGGAACTGGACATTCAGCAACTTGGGCCACGTGCAGCGAATGCACAAAAAGTGCTCGATTACTTATACAAACGGCCGTTAATTGATGCCCAGGCCGTGTCACAGGTCACCGGCAAATCGCTGCCAACCTCATATACCCTCATAGAGCATCTGGAGAAAATGGGAATTCTAAAAGAAATTTCCGGTTCTCAGCGTGGTCGTTATTATTCTTTTGAGCGATATTTAGATTTGTATCGGTAA
- a CDS encoding gliding motility-associated C-terminal domain-containing protein has protein sequence MKTKAFFEMLFLIRVVFQIFFFLLLSVPINAQDIGIPPDTFLFEGLAGGAPKLYSTSPANGITDFAVEGKRLFVVAICDSSQIRIGDKNFALNHQSKDSLYFTIISSTIQDHAINNDWIISGSGEYFKKAGISVLNGYIYCAVVFQHYLFFEGQEYATPDYATAFFKIKFNGQVDNFKIIPGLIFHDFQMTLEGPLFTGGFRDSLLLQDSKYLPVGDKPSLFNNFIVSFDFGMKLRWLKIMSHNYLDSDQAFYDQAHSIRFIHKEVNGKIFFVNDYTHNGIWINAETLLKDTLDHHTSRYLLGSLNLSTGAFNWYHALTTNFQEFSCHWDYQRQQMFCILSNDSALNSEMGLGNISNTYPLLIDGKPVPALKSYNIYRFSSAGSVRIEPISALRERLKFFTRLENGHYITFYGYNPGNLNTSLEKELTAAGANPKGYNLLELDEDFHLVNIISKSFGWFSLEDPSRDEDLLFESETMISIHQKSGIKATGFLKPEAILIAPKKINVSDYTLYIPNAFSPNGDFINDQFYWYSSGLFNSEIKIFSRTGEKVYEGEGPWDGTYKGERLNGTFDYIFRAQGFYDQTIEKSGSIQIIP, from the coding sequence ATGAAGACTAAGGCATTTTTTGAAATGCTGTTTTTAATACGGGTGGTGTTCCAGATTTTCTTTTTTTTACTATTAAGCGTTCCAATAAATGCCCAGGATATTGGAATACCACCCGATACTTTTTTATTCGAGGGGTTAGCGGGAGGTGCTCCGAAACTATACTCCACGTCTCCAGCTAATGGCATCACAGACTTTGCTGTTGAAGGCAAACGTTTGTTTGTGGTAGCCATTTGTGATTCTTCGCAGATAAGAATAGGAGACAAAAACTTCGCTTTAAATCATCAATCGAAAGATTCGTTGTATTTCACTATAATCAGTAGTACAATTCAGGACCATGCAATAAATAATGATTGGATTATATCCGGTTCAGGGGAATATTTCAAGAAAGCCGGGATTTCAGTTCTAAACGGTTACATCTATTGTGCAGTTGTTTTTCAGCACTACCTTTTTTTTGAAGGGCAGGAATATGCCACACCAGATTATGCTACAGCCTTTTTCAAAATCAAATTCAATGGCCAAGTTGATAATTTCAAGATAATTCCTGGTCTTATCTTTCATGATTTCCAGATGACGTTGGAGGGACCGCTATTTACGGGTGGCTTCCGGGACAGCCTGCTCTTGCAGGATTCCAAATACTTGCCTGTTGGAGACAAGCCAAGTCTGTTCAATAACTTCATTGTAAGCTTTGATTTTGGGATGAAACTGCGATGGCTGAAAATCATGTCGCACAATTATTTAGATTCTGATCAGGCGTTTTATGATCAGGCTCATTCAATCAGGTTTATTCACAAAGAGGTAAATGGAAAAATCTTCTTCGTGAACGACTACACGCATAATGGTATTTGGATTAACGCTGAAACCCTTCTTAAGGATACGTTAGACCATCACACTTCCCGATATCTTTTGGGCTCCTTAAACTTGAGTACGGGTGCCTTTAATTGGTATCATGCTTTGACCACGAACTTCCAGGAATTTTCCTGCCATTGGGATTACCAACGTCAACAGATGTTTTGTATTCTTTCCAATGATTCAGCCCTAAATTCAGAAATGGGGTTGGGAAATATTTCAAATACTTATCCCCTTCTTATTGATGGGAAACCCGTTCCTGCTCTCAAATCCTATAATATTTACCGTTTCTCTTCAGCCGGGTCAGTGAGGATAGAACCCATTTCAGCACTTAGGGAACGACTTAAGTTTTTTACCAGGCTTGAGAATGGACACTACATCACATTTTATGGGTATAACCCCGGGAACCTCAACACCTCCCTGGAGAAAGAGCTAACGGCTGCAGGGGCCAATCCTAAAGGCTATAATTTATTGGAGTTGGATGAAGATTTTCACCTGGTAAATATTATCTCAAAAAGTTTCGGATGGTTTTCGTTAGAAGATCCAAGTCGCGATGAGGATTTGCTCTTCGAATCAGAAACTATGATATCTATACATCAAAAATCCGGAATCAAAGCAACAGGATTTCTTAAGCCAGAAGCAATATTAATAGCACCTAAAAAAATCAACGTGTCTGATTATACCCTTTATATTCCCAATGCCTTTTCTCCAAATGGAGATTTTATCAACGATCAATTCTATTGGTATTCTTCGGGTCTATTCAATTCAGAAATCAAAATTTTCAGCCGGACGGGGGAAAAGGTTTATGAGGGAGAAGGTCCGTGGGATGGTACGTATAAGGGAGAGAGGCTGAATGGAACTTTTGACTACATATTCCGCGCTCAGGGTTTTTATGATCAAACGATAGAAAAATCGGGTTCCATTCAAATAATTCCATAG
- a CDS encoding DUF433 domain-containing protein, which yields MKLYKDLIKINPAKRFGRPCVRDTRITVYDVLAWLSKGMTKEDIIEDFPELTEEDINACLAYAADREHNIRVA from the coding sequence ATGAAATTATATAAAGACCTGATAAAAATAAATCCTGCTAAGCGTTTCGGCAGACCATGTGTGAGAGACACCAGAATAACTGTTTACGATGTACTGGCATGGCTCTCAAAAGGCATGACAAAAGAGGACATTATCGAGGATTTTCCTGAACTGACAGAGGAGGATATTAACGCTTGTCTTGCCTATGCCGCGGACAGGGAGCACAATATCAGGGTTGCTTAG
- a CDS encoding DUF5615 family PIN-like protein, protein MKLLLDQNISFRTVRYLQPAVPEITHLKFVGLLNAEDYRIWDFAHLNNYAIVTFDIDFYELQIIKGFPPKIIWLRTGNMTRQVFVNFFLKNLDAIHEFLSSREFEDVGCLELS, encoded by the coding sequence ATGAAGCTTTTACTTGATCAGAATATTTCTTTTAGGACAGTTCGCTATCTGCAGCCTGCAGTGCCTGAAATCACTCATTTGAAATTTGTTGGGCTGCTGAATGCCGAAGATTACCGAATATGGGATTTTGCTCACCTGAATAATTACGCCATTGTAACGTTTGATATTGATTTTTATGAGTTGCAAATAATAAAGGGATTTCCGCCAAAAATCATTTGGTTGCGAACCGGAAATATGACCAGGCAAGTGTTTGTTAATTTCTTTTTAAAAAACCTTGATGCCATACACGAGTTTCTTAGCTCTAGGGAATTTGAGGATGTTGGATGTCTTGAACTTAGCTAA